Proteins from a single region of Fundulus heteroclitus isolate FHET01 chromosome 12, MU-UCD_Fhet_4.1, whole genome shotgun sequence:
- the nmrk1 gene encoding nicotinamide riboside kinase 1 produces the protein MKTLVVGVGGVTNGGKSTLSQLLHQKLHNSCIIPQDSYFKDDCFVPVDSNGFKQYDTLDALHMDKMLIEVQSWRRDPRSYLRQRGLIPKDSPADDKEVYVLIVEGFLIFNYRPLNELIDRRYFLEISYDVCKKRRSSRVYSPPDPPGYFDGYVWPMYLKNREEMKSSTSEIVYLDGLKPKDELLDVVYGDVCQAIERLQGQS, from the exons ATGAAGACCTTAGTTGTTGGAGTTGGTGG GGTGACCAATGGGGGGAAATCTACCCTCTCTCAACTTCTTCACCAGAAATTACACAACAGCTGTATCATTCCTCAGGATTCGTATTTCAAG GATGACTGTTTCGTACCGGTGGACAGTAACGGCTTCAAGCAATATGACA CGCTTGATGCTCTTCACATGGACAAGATGCTGATAGAGGTTCAGTCCTGGAGAAGAGATCCTCGTTCTTATCTGAGGCAGCGAGGCCTGATACCCAAAGATTCACCAGCTGATGATAAGGAAGTTTATGTTCTGATAGTGGAAGGCTTCCTCATTTTCAACTACAG GCCCCTAAACGAGCTGATTGACAGGAGGTATTTTTTGGAAATCTCTTATGATGTCTGTAAGAAGAGAAGAAG CTCCAGGGTGTATTCGCCTCCAGATCCTCCAGGCTACTTTGACGGATACGTGTGGCCAATGTACCTTAAAAACCGCGAAGAGATGAAGAGCAGCACCTCAGAAATTG tttatCTGGATGGTTTGAAGCCAAAGGATGAGCTGTTAGATGTTGTTTATGGGGACGTTTGTCAAGCGATTGAGAGGCTGCAGG GACAAAGCTGA
- the LOC105931420 gene encoding gamma-glutamyl hydrolase: MSCGGFSVYSCLFFTCLICWYEATAFKLFQEAVNNRPVIGVLTQIVSDAVMKPFGETYIPDSYVNYIESGGSRVMPIRLTLSTAEYESIFKKINGLFLIGGASDLVTSDFARVAKIFYKLALTANDAGDFFPIWGTCMGMQLLTVLVAGENLLTETTAENLALPLNLTTEAHSCRMFKGFPKELMKAVTEEPLTGNFHKYGLKVKTFQENQKLSSFFSLLSTNIAANGAQFVSTIEGKRYPFYGVQWHPEVNRFQWSRKLNFPHSSNAVQLSSQLAEFFINEGRKSLHHFDSPEEEDSSLIYTFTPVYAANFTAYEQIYFF, from the exons ATGTCCTGCGGAGGATTTTCAGTGTACTCATGCCTGTTTTTCACTTGCCTCATCTGCTGGTATGAAGCGACGGCATTTAAACTCTTCCAGGAAGCTGTGAACAACAGACCAGTGATTG GTGTTTTAACTCAGATAGTCTCAGATGCCGTTATGAAACCTTTCGGGGAGACTTATATACCCGACTCCTACGTGAACTACATTGAGTCAGGGGGAAGTAGGGTGATGCCGATCAG ATTGACCCTTTCCACTGCTGAGTATGAAAGCATCTTCAAAAAGATAAATGG CCTATTTTTGATCGGGGGAGCCTCAGATTTGGTAACCTCTGACTTTGCCAGGGTGGCGAAGATTTTCTATAAACTTGCTCTGACG GCCAATGATGCTGGGGATTTCTTCCCCATCTGGGGCACGTGCATGGGCATGCAGCTGCTCACTGTGCTGGTGGCTGGTGAGAATCTGCTCACAGAAACTACAGCTGAGAATCTGGCTTTACCCCTCAACCTAACCACAG AGGCTCACTCCTGCAGGATGTTCAAAGGTTTTCCTAAAGAGCTCATGAAGGCTGTGACAGAAGAGCCTCTGACGGGCAATTTTCACAAGTATGGCCTCAAAGTAAAG ACGTTCCAGGAAAACCAGAAGCTGAGCAGTTTCTTCTCCCTGCTGTCCACCAACATCGCTGCAAATGGAGCTCAGTTTGTCTCCACCATTGAAG GTAAAAGATATCCCTTCTACGGAGTGCAGTGGCACCCAGAGGTGAACCGCTTTCAGTGGAGCAGAAAGCTGAACTTTCCTCACTCCAGTAACGCCGTTCAGTTGTCGTCGCAGCTGGCCGAGTTTTTTATCAATGAAG GGCGGAAGAGTTTACATCATTTCGACAGTCCAGAGGAAGAAGATTCTTCGTTGATCTACACGTTCACTCCTGTCTACGCTGCAAACTTTACCGCCTACGAGCAGATTTATTTCTTCTAG